Proteins from a genomic interval of Ficedula albicollis isolate OC2 chromosome 9, FicAlb1.5, whole genome shotgun sequence:
- the LOC101816313 gene encoding tetra-peptide repeat homeobox protein 1-like, producing MLSGSTPASLPSPGYRRIPGGWMLSGSTPASLPSPGYRRIPGGWMLSGSTPASLPSPGYRRIPGGWMLSGSTPASLPSPGYRRIPGGWMLSGSTPASLPSPGYRRIPGGWMLSGSTPASLPSPGYRRIPGGWMLSGSTPASLPSPGYRRIPGGWMLSGSTPASLPSPGYRRIPGGWMLSGSTPASLPSPGYRRIPGGWMLSGSTPASLPSPGYRRIPGGWMLSGSTPASLPSPGYRRIPGGWMLSGSTPASLPSPGYRRIPGGWMLSGSTPASLPSPGYRRIPGGWMLSGSTPASLPSPGYRRIPGGWMLSGSTPASLPSPGYRRIPGGWMLSGSTPASLPSPGYRRIPGGWMLSGSTPASLPSPGYRRIPGGWMLSGSTPASLPSPREPGGTVPRVPEMLAGAAVAICCHLPSGARCLGEHTGNHLQPSGMALPSP from the coding sequence ATGCTCTCGGGGAGcactcctgcctccctgcccagccccgggTACCGGCGCATCCCGGGAGGATGGATGCTCTCGGGGAGcactcctgcctccctgcccagccccgggTACCGGCGCATCCCGGGAGGATGGATGCTCTCGGGGAGcactcctgcctccctgcccagccccgggTACCGGCGCATCCCGGGAGGATGGATGCTCTCGGGGAGcactcctgcctccctgcccagccccgggTACCGGCGCATCCCGGGAGGATGGATGCTCTCGGGGAGcactcctgcctccctgcccagccccgggTACCGGCGCATCCCGGGAGGATGGATGCTCTCGGGGAGcactcctgcctccctgcccagccccgggTACCGGCGCATCCCGGGAGGATGGATGCTCTCGGGGAGcactcctgcctccctgcccagccccgggTACCGGCGCATCCCGGGAGGATGGATGCTCTCGGGGAGcactcctgcctccctgcccagccccgggTACCGGCGCATCCCGGGAGGATGGATGCTCTCGGGGAGcactcctgcctccctgcccagccccgggTACCGGCGCATCCCGGGAGGATGGATGCTCTCGGGGAGcactcctgcctccctgcccagccccgggTACCGGCGCATCCCGGGAGGATGGATGCTCTCGGGGAGcactcctgcctccctgcccagccccgggTACCGGCGCATCCCGGGAGGATGGATGCTCTCGGGGAGcactcctgcctccctgcccagccccgggTACCGGCGCATCCCGGGAGGATGGATGCTCTCGGGGAGcactcctgcctccctgcccagccccgggTACCGGCGCATCCCGGGAGGATGGATGCTCTCGGGGAGcactcctgcctccctgcccagccccgggTACCGGCGCATCCCGGGAGGATGGATGCTCTCGGGGAGcactcctgcctccctgcccagccccgggTACCGGCGCATCCCGGGAGGATGGATGCTCTCGGGGAGcactcctgcctccctgcccagccccgggTACCGGCGCATCCCGGGAGGATGGATGCTCTCGGGGAGcactcctgcctccctgcccagccccgggTACCGGCGCATCCCGGGAGGATGGATGCTCTCGGGGAGcactcctgcctccctgcccagcccccgGGAGCCCGGAGGGACTGTCCCGCGTGTCCCGGAGATGCTGGCCGGGGCTGCCGTGGCCATCTGCTGCCACCTCCCGTCCGGAGCGCGATGTCTGGGGGAGCACACGGGAAACCACCTCCAGCCTTCAGGCATGGCATTGCCATCTCCTTGA